In the Gavia stellata isolate bGavSte3 chromosome 17, bGavSte3.hap2, whole genome shotgun sequence genome, CAGGCCTCCCTGAAAGACTTTACACGCAGTCAAGAAACAGTGTGGTCAGCAGTCACAACAACGCTTGGTTTTCAACCCCAAGTGAGGTACGGTTTTCTTGCCTTTCACATCAAATAGAGTTAAGCAGATTTGCTGGACTTCAGAAGTATTCATGGTGCTTGTGCGTTCACCCATTAGCGCTCTGCTTCTTTCCTCAGATATTCCTCTAGTTCCATCAGTAAGTCAGTCCATACACTTAGGCCACAGACTTTGAAGTCTCCATCCCGTGCCTTCAGGAGTTTCAGAGCAGCTTGGGTCTGTCCCCTGAGTAGCGCAGATCCCTGACAGAGGCAGCTGAAGCGCTCCCTCAGCTCCTCCCAGGACAATTCAGCTTTGTCAAGAGCACTTTTAACCCACCGTCCCTGCAAGGGGTCATAGAGCAAGTGGCTTCCCCAGCCGCTTAAGAGGTCCAAATAAGGTCTGCTTAACTGGGAATAGTGACCAGCTAGGGAGGCAAGAAGGGAGCctgggaggaaaaggcagaaggCAGAAAATCGCTCCAGGTTGCCCAGCAGCCAGGAAAGCAGGGGCCCGGCAACCCATTCATCTGCCGTTGCACTCGCCAGGTTTCTGTCTAGGCTGTTCCCAGCCTGACCCCTGCCTCCGGCCTGCTCGGCACcactcccctgccccagcagcagcagcgccgCCGCCACCACCTCGAAGGCCCGGgcctgggggagctgctccagggcaggggacagccaGCGCAGCCGCCCCGCGGCCTCCCCAGCCGGCTCGGCCTCCCGcccctcctcccgcagccggctcagcagcagctgcgcCTCCGCTTGCACCTGCGGCTCCATccccgccgggggccgcggcgggccggggggcaACGCTAGCAGGTGGGAGGCGGCCTTCCGGCGGGCGAGAAGCGCCAGGCTGCGGGGCTCAGGGCCGGCCTCCGCGCCGGGAGGCTGCAGCAAGTTGTGGATCAGGCGGCGGCAGGCAGTGGGCGGCAGAGCGCGGTTCTCGAGCAGCGCCAGGCCCAGCAGCTGCGGGCAGCGTCCCAGGTGGGAGAAGCCGAGCAGGGGGCTCGGCTGAccccgccgcagccgccgccccAGGGCTTCCCGGAGGCGAGGCCGGGTGCGGAAGCGGTCGTGGAGGTGCTGGAAATACCGTGCCCACTCCAGAGCCCTGTCCAGGGTCAGGGAGTCCCAGTCCCGCACCAGCGTGGAGCGGGAAACGGCCAGGAGCGCGGGCAGCTGccccacctgctccagcacggccTCCATCGCGGCCGACCCCGGCCTTGGCGCCACCGGTTTGAGCAGAAGTCCCGCCTCCCGCCAGGAATCGCAGCCAATCCGAAGCGAGGAGGGAGGAGATTTGTAACTCTATTGACTGCACCTGACGTCAATCCGATGCGGATTGCATTTCCCTTAAAGGAGACTTTAAGCGGCCGCCTGCCTCAGTCATTTGTGTCTAATCCCTCAGGGGTTaggggtgggtgggggaagTGGAGCCGAATTAAAGCGTTGAAAACCGAGTGGGagtaacaaattaaaaagaaaaaaacgaaacaaacaaacagccaAGAGGTTTAGAATAAGCCTTAGAGTAATATTCTTAAATgtcccttaaaaaaataaacctcttCAAGGTCAAACATCCCCTGTTTGGGGGTATTTCCCGATTTCTGTGGTACGCCCGGTCCCCGGAGGGTGGCTATGGCCGAGCTCAGCGTGGAGCCGGGCTGGCTCCCCAGCGCTGCCCGCGGCTCGgcaccctgccagggctgaaCCCTGCTCAGCCTGCACGGCCGGGCTCGCCCTGCTGACCTACTaactgtcacagaatcactaaggttggaaaagacctgtaagatcatcaagtccaaccgttaacaaaaacgaacaaacaaaaaaaaataccacaaacaaaaaaaccacaccacacaccaccgtgcccagcaagccacatcccacaatgccaggtccacacattccttgaatacctccaggcaaggtgactccaccacttccctgggcagtctattccagtgtgttaccactctctcagtaaagacatttttcctaatatccagtctgaatctcccctggcacaacttgaggccatttcctcttgtcttatcactcattacttgggagaagagaccaacacttacctcgctacaaccccctttcaggtaactgtagagagcgatgaggtctcccctcagcctcctcttctccagactgaacaaccccagttccctcacccgctcctcatcagacttgtgctccagacccctcaccagcttcgtcacccttctctggacacgctccagcacctcaatatctttcttgtagtgagcggcccaaaactgaacgcaggattcgaggtgcggcctcaccagcaccgagtacaggggcacgatcacctccctactcctgctgcccacaccatttctgatacaggccaggatgccgttggccttcttggccacctggaccAACTAATGGCTTTGTAGCTCATTAGGGGTTCCCCAGGGTACCCAGCCTTCCCCCCCTACCCGCGCTAGGCCTCTGGCTGCCTGTGGAGGTAATGGCTGACACCTGCCCTGGCCTTCTGggcaccagcacagccagggTTTCCCACATGGACGCCCCTCAGACAGCATGGTGGAAACGTGCTATAACCGCTTCTCTCTGTAGCGAGGAGAGGCCATCACTTGTCCCTTTCCCACCTGCACCAGATGAAGGACAGTTTTACATGGCAGGCTAGAGGTATTAAGTGTAGGATGCAGCTTACCCATTGAAGCAACAGTTCCCAGGTGCTTTCCTCACGTCCGCCGCCTCAAGGGATTCTGCTCAGCTGGGGGACAGGTCCTTTCCCTCCATCCTTGTCCCCACGACAGACCTGCCATGCTCAGCATTCCCTCATGGTGTGGAAGGGAGCAGGCCGGCCTGGCTTCTGGAAGCTTCTGCAGGTGCCCCCTGCTCCCCCGCTCCTGAGGGGCTGAAGTGGCGGCGGGAAGTCGTCGGGGCGCTGGAGCTGGTTGGTTCGGGAGCTGCTGAGTGCTCCTCAGGGAGTTTGTGAGCCTTGTGGCATAATCCTGTGCACTGAGCAGGTACGGAGGCAGCGGAGAGGCCTGGCGAGCCCCCGGTGCCGTCGGCGGGGCCCGGAGCTGGGCCCGCGGCGGGAGGAGGGCAGTCCCGGGGGCCGGGCCTGCGGGGGGGCATGCCCTCCTCACCCACGCCTGGCAGGACATGACCCCACGGCCCACCCCTGGGGTGACGGTAGTGAGGGATGACACAAatcctgctgccagcctgcctgagCAACCACTTTGGTAAGGGCTTTCTGAAAGGTAAGAGCAACACCTGACAGAGTAAATGAGGTTTGACTGGAATTTATTGCAGGAACCAGCAACAGAAACCAAACTATAACGCTGCGAGCTACAATACTGCAGGGCAAACCATAATACTCGTCCTCTTAGGCAGAACGCATGTTTTCTTCCGTACATCTTAGTGCTGGAAATGGTTTCCCCTGAGTTTGTTATCTAAATGAACTGCATTTTTGTGTGATGGAGTGAGTGTGCAATAGACTTTCAGTAGCGAATATTCTTCAGCTCGGCTAGTAAGGGACACAACTCTTGTAGCCTCTGAGTTACAGCAGACTTCAAACTAACATGGGTGAAAGACAAGAGAGGCCCACAACCTGCTTCTACTGCTTGCTTTTCCACTAAGGAAAACTGAAGCGGGTGAACAGAGCTGCTGAACCCGTTAGAGTCCCATGCCTCACGGGGAACATGCTCAGACCTTGTCCCCTGGCCACAGACCCCTGCCCTAAAGGTAACTGCTAGCTGTTGGTGACTGGCTTCTCTAATTCACACCATACTtccaaagtaaaacaaaagagagaataaaaaaattttaagtcaGGGTTTAGAAACTAGTCTCCCTTCTTCAAACCATCTCCTGGGCTGCCCTGGATAGTTGTTTAGGAAAGATCTTTCTCAAGTAGTCTCAAGAAAACAGAGCTCTCATCTGAGCTCTTATcctattttcatatttcagtcatctatttaaaaaaacaggggGTTGTAGACTTGATGGTCTAGATCACCTGTAGGTAAAAGGCCTAATATGGGAACTAGAGTGAAATTCTATGGCCCTTCTAATTGAAGGAGCTCATAACAATCCCTCAGTATCTATGaatataatgtattttaaggTATCATTCTAAAATAGatgtttttctcctgaaaaatctcttttaagCTTTCTGTTAACTACTTCTGGAGTAATGTCTCTGTATGTTTCGGTTGAAAGAAATCAAATATTCACATTTGCAGCACCAGGAAACTAACAAAAACAGGTTGTGAAAATCTAACCAGACTGGGAAAAAACACTAAGTAACATGGTATCTGGAATACTCTTGCATGTGAAGGAAGATGGCCTGCATGCTCTAATGGGTCTCTGTAGAGCTtactgaaaaatggaatttcCATTTTATGAAAGACTCTCAATATTTCAGCACTTGGTTTTGTCTCAAATTAGGATGAAAAGTCTAAATATCAGCATTTTTCATCAAGGGGATACAGTTTGACATCTCTGCAATAAAATAGTTCATGCAAAAAGACTTTTATGTATTTCTAGGTATTGCAGCTGTATTTGGAGTGTCCAGTCATGATGGGGCACAGCCGATGcatataatgaaaaatagagCCTGATCTGAAGAACTAGGAGAGTTCTGCATAATAATGCATTAGAAGATGAATTCaaggaacaaacaaaagaaacaaggtAACACTGAAACAGTTATGATTCATGTAATAAATTGCTACACTAAAAATAGTAGTTAAGCCCTTAAAAATAGTAGTTCTTTTTCCACACTCACCATCAAAGTTAACTCCCTTTCTACTCCAAGTTTTGTGTTATTGAGAGCCTGGCCACTCTCAGAATGTGTTTTGGTATCTTCTTCTGTAAGACTGGATTCTATTTATCTGTTGAttgatctgctgctgctggtgccatGTCGTAATCAAATTAAATTGAACAAATGTCATTTCTTTCTCACAGGTGAATTATTTTCCTATAACTTTTAAGTGCTAGTACTCTCTTCTATGATCAGTCTTAGTTCTAGCTTAAGTAGCCCTAGGTTTTTCCTACCAACAGCAAGAGTACTAAGCATCAAAGTTTGCATTTTGTAGTTACTGTCAACTTACGCTAAGTCTGTTACTACCTGATAGTATTGCTGAGTTGTGTagatattgttttaaaatatctgtacaGTGCTGAGTTGGTTTTCTACCTGAGGAATGTCCATGGGATAGTGGGGAGATACTCAGAAGGTAAGCACTGCAAGACTGAGGAGGCTGGGTAGAGAGTGTTGAGGAAGGGCATGGGAAAGGTTGGGTGGGGATGTCAGGAGATACAGTAAGAGCACAGAGATGGGGGGGGGGTAGAATGGTGAGTGGATTTTCAGATAGCTAGGTCAAGGAGGGCACATGCTTTCCTACTTAGCTTGattactttttaagaaaaaacctaaaagtTCACCTCTGGGCCTCACATAGGTCTTTGGTTGTTTAATGTCAGTCTGCTTCCCCCATTAATGACTCTTGTAGTAGTCTCTCGTACTGTTTTAGGCTATGTTTGGATGTGTGTATCATGTCACATAAACTATGcagtctttttggtttttactAATAAGAAATGGAACCCACAAAGATATCTTAAAGAAAATCATACATATTACATGCGTGAGTGCATGAGGCTTCCTTCTATGAAGGATGGGGAAATATGTTAAAGtagcatttttcaaatattttgaagaattaTGACTTCATTACACAGTCTGAAAAGTAACCTCTTTGTTTGGTCTGattcaaaagcaaagaagaaaataggcAGAAGAGAGAACAGGGCATATTTTGTATGACAGGCTAGAGTACAGATTTACAATTGCAACACATCAGATTGTTTAAGCTCTCTGCTATATGCTTCTTGCAAGTAGCTATGATACTGTGAACAGGGATAGCCCATGTTTCTTGTGTTGTGGGATTtgcttctgaggtttttttctctttttcccagtaaagtctgtcttttattttaatctctAAAATGAgcattaaaataagaaaagagtCTTTGAGAGTATTCATCTACTGTTGTGTTAAGCTGTAGTAAATGTTTCTCCATTACAGCTTTTGATTGACAAGATACATGGCAAAGAAAGTTGTCGAGCAAGTAAGAGAAGTGTCTGTTAGGTACAGAATCTGGGAAgtcatttccacagctcccTGAAAACAAGCCCACTTTTCAGCGAAGCACTGCAAAACAGTTTCACAAGCCCTGCATTTTGTATGAATTACTGTACTGTTTTATCTAAGCTGAGAAGTCAAGTAAAAGATTCATATGAAGTTTTATGGAACTAGTGAGTTTCTTCACTCTGGTTATGGAGCCAGTAAAATTCACCCTGGCAGGGAATAGCAGTTTTGAAGCAAAATTGGTCAAAGTAGCCAGAAGTCTGGATTCCATTGttgtattttccttcctctcagaAGTCATGTTGGCTGTAGCACGGTTATATTATTTCTCCTGAATAGAAATTTAGTACTCTGTTTACTCAGTATACCCAGCATTATAAAATTCCAAAATGGTCTTTACTTAGGTAGGAGGTGTTATTTCAAATTACAAAAATGAATACATTGAGAGAGATGTATGATCATCTTCTATATTTCTGGCACTAATATTCACTCTAACAAGGTTTGTTTAGCTGCCTCAAATTGCATGCTAGGAATAAGGTTGCCACACTTACTATGTAGTGACTTAAGTATATTGATGATTCTGAACTCGTGGACCGTTCTTGTAGAATTTCCTCATATTTCTGCAACAAACTTTGAGGAAAACTGATATTATTAGTCAAGCCAGTACCTGGCAGACTCTGTCACCCCTTCCATAACTTCTGGTGAAGTCCTTAGAATTTTTTTGTCGATGTAATCTCTCATATCTCAAAAATCTAGCAAGGTTGTGGTGGGCTTTTGGAATGAGAACAGAACAAGTGTGTGATCACATTGTATAATAAAGGTATCGAACCTACTAATTTGTACATCAGCATGAGCCTCAGACTGTACAAAAGGCATATCTGTCAGCAGGGAATGTTTTCACCTGAAACCTCTTTGTGCTGTGCTCCAGTTAGGATAGCATGGTAAATCCTGCACATGCAGATTGTAGTGTATCACTGGATTAATAGCAATGCCCATTAGCGATGAGTTAGACCTATGATTTGAGTAATTGATGTTAATGACCAAGCAGCAGTTGTATAATGCACTGGAGTGAAAATTGATTGAAAATCCACGTGTTGAAAGGGTGCTGCACGTAACATACGTCATTACTGAGATAACCTAAAAAACACTCTAATTAGGAATTTTGCTTGTGTCTGGCTATaccaaaactgaatttttaggAAACTAAACATATAAACAGGCAGACTTCGCTACCTAGCCCCATTTCTAATTTTCATACTATCAGTCAGGACTATACTAGCAAAGCTACTAAGCTAGGGTATAGCTCTTCAGTAT is a window encoding:
- the FANCF gene encoding Fanconi anemia group F protein, which codes for MEAVLEQVGQLPALLAVSRSTLVRDWDSLTLDRALEWARYFQHLHDRFRTRPRLREALGRRLRRGQPSPLLGFSHLGRCPQLLGLALLENRALPPTACRRLIHNLLQPPGAEAGPEPRSLALLARRKAASHLLALPPGPPRPPAGMEPQVQAEAQLLLSRLREEGREAEPAGEAAGRLRWLSPALEQLPQARAFEVVAAALLLLGQGSGAEQAGGRGQAGNSLDRNLASATADEWVAGPLLSWLLGNLERFSAFCLFLPGSLLASLAGHYSQLSRPYLDLLSGWGSHLLYDPLQGRWVKSALDKAELSWEELRERFSCLCQGSALLRGQTQAALKLLKARDGDFKVCGLSVWTDLLMELEEYLRKEAER